The following coding sequences lie in one Miscanthus floridulus cultivar M001 chromosome 9, ASM1932011v1, whole genome shotgun sequence genomic window:
- the LOC136479574 gene encoding disease resistance protein Pik-2-like, whose amino-acid sequence MVARTLGPRWCSTELSLLSGLRRGERMEEIGRGRDESRRRAAGGSDRRGRAGARGAARRRGVAGGVACGAVNGATGGPNFAGGGGFGATAGGRARRARAGQRGRRRGGVRMTAGRGAALAGAVFKDAANFDLHTSMLNQAKLILKRCDGLPLAKSTIGGYLANKPKTATEWRKLNDGLSGELEINPQLKMIKTVLMRSYDGLSYHLKSSFLYLTVLPEDHIIRRKHVLRRWIAEGHSREMHHMTAEQVCKKHFDELVDRSMILPLDIGVRGGLHSFQLHDLIREICVAKAREENLVFILEEGCSLGRTRGGAIRHLTICSNWERDEDVMQRMLDLSHVRSLTVFGEWRSFFMSNKMRFLRVLDLEHTTGLRDHHLDKIGELLHLWYLSLRQCRGSFSLPDSLANLGQLQTLDVRGTRIWTLPVAVAKLQKLQYLHASGLLNQTRKAHGLRVTFGQALIQSCYGSVFDTCGCCYLFRHCQKCFHRPTEALRLARREGYILEDGVSCRYGLRYLYHYHIMLKEDGSKLHGLRIPRGISKLRSLHTLRVVNVARGKAETFEELRGLTQLRKLGVVGVDHTNMEMFWRFIAGHSRLQSLSVDHYKMQNVGATLDQCLGKDLSPPRCLESLKMHCKLVKVPESIHRLPNLFKLQLEETMLNQDAIEIIGTLPNLAVLRLHTDSFSEKHLRF is encoded by the exons ATGGTCGCGAGGACGCTGGGCCCTAGGTGGTGCTCGACCGAGCTTAGTCTCCTCTCCGGGTTGCGGCGCGGCGAGCGGATGGAGGAGATCGGCCGCGGGCGAGACGAGTCCAGGCGGCGGGCCGCCGGTGGGAGCGACCGGCGTGGGCGGGCAGGCGCGCGCGGGGCGGCGCGCAGGCGCGGCGTTGCGGGCGGGGTGGCGTGCGGGGCGGTGAATGGGGCGACCGGCGGGCCAAACTTTGCCGGTGGAGGCGGCTTCGGGGCCACGGCCGGCGGGCGAGCGCGCCGGGCACGAGCGGGGCAGCGTGGGAGAAGGCGCGGCGGCGTGAGGATGACGGCAGGGCGGGGGGCGGCGCTGGCAGGGGCG GTATTTAAGGATGCTGCAAATTTTGATTTGCATACTAGTATGCTGAATCAAGCTAAACTTATTCTGAAGAGATGTGATGGACTTCCCTTGGCAAAATCGACAATTGGAGGTTACCTTGCAAATAAGCCGAAAACTGCAACAGAATGGAGGAAGCTGAATGATGGCTTAAGTGGTGAGCTGGAGATCAATCCTCAGCTCAAGATGATAAAAACAGTCCTTATGCGGAGCTACGATGGCCTGTCATATCACCTGAAGAGTAGTTTCTTATATTTGACTGTTTTACCAGAGGACCATATAATCCGGCGTAAACATGTGTTGAGGAGGTGGATTGCAGAGGGTCACTCAAGAGAGATGCATCACATGACAGCAGAGCAAGTTTGCAAAAAACACTTCGATGAACTTGTGGATCGGAGCATGATCCTACCCTTGGACATTGGAGTTCGAGGGGGGCTCCATTCTTTCCAGCTCCATGACCTTATCCGTGAGATCTGCGTGGCAAAGGCAAGAGAGGAAAACCTTGTGTTTATATTAGAAGAAGGATGCAGCCTGGGCAGGACACGAGGAGGGGCCATACGTCACCTCACTATCTGCAGCAATTGGGAAAGAGATGAGGATGTGATGCAGAGGATGCTGGACTTATCACATGTGAGATCATTAACTGTTTTTGGAGAGTGGAGATCATTTTTCATGTCAAATAAGATGAGGTTCCTGCGAGTGCTGGATCTGGAGCACACGACAGGATTGAGAGACCATCACCTCGACAAAATTGGGGAACTCCTTCACCTATGGTATCTTTCTCTGCGACAATGTAGAGGTTCTTTCAGCTTACCAGATTCCTTGGCAAATCTGGGGCAACTGCAGACATTAGATGTCAGAGGTACACGTATATGGACGTTGCCAGTTGCTGTTGCCAAGCTTCAGAAGTTACAATACCTGCATGCATCTGGCCTATTGAATCAGACACGCAAGGCGCATGGGCTACGTGTGACGTTTGGACAGGCACTCATCCAGTCGTGTTATGGTAGTGTATTTGATACATGTGGCTGTTGCTATCTGTTCCGCCATTGCCAAAAGTGTTTCCACCGTCCCACTGAGGCGCTGCGTTTGGCGAGGAGAGAAGGATATATTTTGGAGGATGGTGTGAGCTGCAGGTATGGCTTACGCTACCTATACCACTACCACATCATGTTGAAAGAGGACGGGAGTAAGCTGCATGGTCTCAGAATCCCGAGAGGGATTTCCAAACTGAGGTCCCTGCACACACTTCGTGTGGTCAATGTTGCACGTGGAAAGGCCGAAACTTTTGAAGAGCTCAGAGGGCTTACGCAGCTGCGGAAGCTTGGAGTAGTCGGTGTCGACCATACAAACATGGAGATGTTCTGGCGTTTCATAGCTGGACACAGCCGACTTCAGTCTTTGTCGGTAGATCACTACAAGATGCAAAATGTGGGTGCAACTTTAGACCAGTGTTTGGGTAAGGACCTGTCGCCACCAAGATGCCTTGAGAGCCTGAAGATGCATTGCAAGCTAGTCAAGGTACCTGAATCGATCCACAGGCTTCCCAACCTTTTCAAGCTGCAGCTAGAGGAAACAATGTTGAACCAAGATGCCATAGAGATCATCGGGACGCTACCAAATCTTGCAGTCCTGCGTCTTCACACGGACTCGTTCTCGGAGAAGCATCTCCGCTTCTGA
- the LOC136483610 gene encoding uncharacterized protein, whose translation MDVGKKSKDNVKARLDLEMICDRPNLVMKTPAPGRKWKRGPADYILKRADRKEVLQWIKTLKFPDGYAANLSRGVNLQTMKVLGMKSHDFHIWIERILPAMTRGYLPEHVWRVLAELSFFFRQLCAKELSRDVCVELEKAAPLLLCKLEMIFPPGFFLSMQHLILHLPREARLGGPVQARWCYPIERCLKLLRKNCRNKAKIEASVGEASVLEEVSTFTQAYYTEKLPSMHNPTPRYNADENSSILSLFQGDLGSGSAGTNKQLNHQEWQTIMFTLLINLDEVIPYQKEFISQYWRGNRAPTEQEEDNLLRHGVPDFISWFCTKARTDAEMSDELKQVGRGFSRRVKSFTVYDVNGYRFRTRSYEESRPNLKTMCCGVRTPGTDGKDYYGIVEEIYELNFKGAGTLAPVVFKCHWFDPDITRKDLTIGQVEIRQDSSYKGDDVYIVANRDATQVYYLPWACQKDEKLAGWSLVHLVSPRGKAPLPNDNDYNFDPSTDEFYQPEGLEGTLEIDIGSLMGMEVDNEIDEDEGEEVQDARDLRMLERWQMQRDGVVQEEVHDDDYGDDEDDDDSDDLRELDNIDSDDDDSDRDDDSTPEILPFAEIITRPCTRQNARRTAAAAASSSTLGVPGPPAGDRR comes from the exons atggacgttGGCAAAAAGTCGAAGGACAACGTCAAGGCTAGACTGGACCTGGAGATGATCTGTGATAGACCAAACCTGGTGATGAAGACCCCTGCGCCCGGCAGGAAATGGAAAAGGGGGCCGGCCGATTACATCCTGAAAAGGGCAGATAGGAAGGAAGTTCTGCAGTGGATCAAGACGTTAAAGTTCCCCgatgggtatgcggcgaatctgagCAGGGGTGTGAACTTGCAGACTAtgaaagtcttagggatgaagagccatgacttccacatatggattgagcggatccttcctgcgatgacccggggatacctcccagagcatgtgtggcgcgtcctggcagagttgagcttcttcttccgccagctttgtgccaaggagttgtcTCGGGATGTTTGTGTTGAACTGGAGAAGGCTGCACctctgttgctctgcaagttggagatgatatttccacccggcttctttctGTCCATGCAGCATCTGATCTTGCACCTACCGCGCGAGGCACGGTTGGGGggtcccgtgcaggcccgttggtgctatccaatcgagaggtgtctaaagcttcttcggaaaaattgtagaaataaagccaagatTGAGGCTTCCGTGGGAGAGGCCTccgttctagaggaggtgtcgacctTCACACAGGCGTACTATACTGAGAAGCTTCCCAGCATGCACAATCCAACCCCTCGTTACAACGCTGACGAGAACTCATCGatactcagccttttccaaggggatCTCGGGAGTGGAAGCGCAGGTACCAACAAGCAGTTGAACCATCAGGAGTGGCAGACTATCATGTTCACATTGTTGatcaaccttgatgaagtgattCCTTATCagaa GGAATTTATTAGTCAATACTGGAGAGGCAATAGGGCTCCTACCGAGCAAGAAGAAGACAATCTTCTTAGACacggtgtgcccgatttcatctCCTGGTTCTGTACAAAG GCCCGAACGGATGCAGAAATGAGCGATGAATTGaaacaggtgggccgtggcttctcccgtagggtgaagtcattcaccgtttatgatgtgaatggctatcgctttcgcaCGAGAAGCTACGAGGAGAGTCGACCCAACCTAAAAACCATGTGCTgcggagttcgtacgcccggcacgGATGGGAAggactactacggcatagtcgaAGAGATATACGAGCTCAACTTTAAGGGTGCCGGGACTTTAGCGCCGgtggtattcaaatgccattggttcgatcctgatATCACGAGGAAAGACCTTACGATAGgtcaagtcgagattcgacaggactcCAGCTataaaggagacgatgtctacattgtggccaaccgagacgccacgcaagtttattacctcccatgggcgtgccaaaaagacgaGAAGCTTGCGGGGTGGAGCCTTGTGCATTTGGTGTCGCCGCGCGGCAAAGCGCCTCTCCCAAACGACaacgattacaactttgacccaagcaCCGATGAGTTCTATCAACCTGAGGGGCTAGAAGGTACCTTGGAGATcgacattggttcgctcatgggcatggaagtagacaacgaaatcgatgaggacgagggtgaGGAGGTGCAGGATGCCAGGGACTTAAGAATGCTTGAGCGATGGCAGATGCAGCGCGATGGAGTTGTCCAGGaggaggtacatgatgatgactatggagacgatgaggatgatgatgacagtgATGACTTAAGGgagctcgacaatattgatagcgATGACGACGATAGTGATAGAGATGACGACTCCACGCCCGAGATATTGCCGTTCGCGGAGATAATTACGAggccat gcactcggcaaaatgccaggcggacggcggcagcggccgcaTCGAGCAGTACGCTCGGCGTACCAGGTCCCCCCGCAGGAGACCgccgatga
- the LOC136479576 gene encoding uncharacterized protein, with the protein MDVEEDPEETAKAFYDMMESAQKPLHEKTKLTQLDAVSRLIGLKSQLGISRDGFDLVLSIVGGLLPADHVLPMNTYATQKLLRALKMPYEGIHACPKGCVLFRGDLEEAKTYPKCDASRFVLVEGSDGSMKQSKVPEKVVRHLPFLPRLQRLYMTEESAKQMTWHKNGKRYHPDKMVHPADGDAWKHFDNMNPVKAMEARNVRVALATDGFNPFGMMAAPYTCWPVFVIPLNLPPGVMFEPKNVLLTLIIPGHPGDNMGVFMQPVWDELELAWEEGVLTYDRATKRNFRMHVWYQYSMHDFLAYGLFSGWCVHGKFPCPTCKADVMFTWLAKGGKFSSFDKHRQFLPENHEFRLDVKHFTKGVQVTGPIPQVKSPAAVLADIQALEPEETGSPTSRTFFFHTTSM; encoded by the exons ATGGATGTGGAGGAAGATCCGGAGGAAACCGCGAAGgccttctacgacatgatggagtcggcacagaagccccttcacgagaagacaaagcttacgcaACTGGATGCCGTCTCACGCCTGATAGGGTTGAAGTCGCAGCTGGGCATTAGTCGAGACGGCTTCGATCTCGTGTTGAGCATTGTTGGGGGACTGCTTCCGGCAGATCATGTCCTGCCGATGAACACCTACGCTACACAGaagctccttcgtgcacttaagatgccgtatgaggggatccatgcttgtccgaaggggtgcgtcctgttCAGGGGAGACCTCGAGGAAGCAAAAACCTATCCGAAGTGCGATGCCTCTAGGTTCGTGTTGGTAGAAGGCTCTGATGGCAGCATGAAACAGTCTAAGGTCCCCGAGAAGGTCgtacggcaccttcctttcctaccgaggcTGCAACGGCTGTATATGacggaggagtccgcgaaacagatgacgtggcacaagaatggcaaaagataccatcctgacaagatggtacacccggcGGACGGTGATGCATGGAAGCACTTCGATAACATGAATCCTGTCAAGGCTatggaggctcggaatgtacgcgtagcgctggcaacagatgggttcaacccgtttggaatgatggcggccccgtacacttgcTGGCCCGTGTttgtgatccccctcaatctcccccccggcgtCATGTTTGAACCTAAGAACGTGCTCTTGACGCTGATAATACCTGGACACCCGGGcgacaatatgggtgtgttcatgcagcCGGTGTgggatgaattggaacttgcttgGGAAGAGGGGGTACTCACGTACGACCGGGCTACGAAGAGGAACTTcagaatgcatgtgtggtaccagtattcaatgcatgacttcctggcgtatggcttattcagcgggtggtgtgttcacgggaagttcccttgcCCGACATGCAAGGCAGATGTGATGTTCACCTGGCTGGCCAAGGGCGGCAAGTTTTCTTCTTTCGACAAGCATCGCCAATTCCTGCCTGAGAACCATGAATTCAGGCTAGATGTAAAGCACTTCACGAAAGGCGTTCAAGTCACCGGCCCCATTCCGCAGGTTAAGAGCCCTGCCGCCGTCCTTGCCGACATACAGGCTCTCGAACCTGAGGAAACAG gctcccctacttcaaggaccttcttcttccacacaacatcgatgtaa